The Trueperaceae bacterium DNA segment CGCTACCTGGCACATGGCGACGAGGGGATCGTCTGGGAACTGATCAGGTTGGCCACGGCGTCGGTCGCCGACATCGCCGTGGTGCCGCTCCAGGATGTGATGTCGCTGGGCGGCGAGGCACGGATGAACACGCCTGGGAAGGCATCCGGCAACTGGGGGTGGCGCTTCCGGCCGGAGCAGCTCGAGCCGTGGATGGCGCCGCAACTCAGGGAGATGGCGACCCTCTACGGGCGGCTGGGGGCCGGCGAAGCTGCCGATACGCCGTACCGTCAGTCGGTGACGGAGAGCCGCGTCGAGGAAGGCAGTTGAGCCGACGGGGCGCCGGTTGCACCCGCCGCTGATCGGCCGCTCACGGCGCTTTGGCCACAGCTACCGGTCGGTCCTCTCGCTACAGATCCTCTGACGTCGACTGCTGGCCGCTAAGCTCGGTCGCTCTGAATCACTCCCTCGCCCCTGGCGACCCTTATCATTCGCCTATGCCGCAACTCCCGGCAGAGCGTCGTGGCCGCTGAGGCGCAGACCCGGAAGCGTCGCCAGTTCTTCGCCAAGGTCTGGGGCGAAGCGCGTGAGCTCGTCTGGGCGCATCGGGGCAAGCTCGCTATCGGCCTCGTCCTGATGGTCGTCAATCGGCTCGCCGGCTTCGTGCTGCCGGGCAGTTCGAAGTTCCTGATCGACAACGTGATCGACAAGGGTCAGATCGATCTCCTGCTGCCGCTCGCCCTGGCTGTCGGAGGAGCGACTGTCGTCCAGGCAGGGACGACGTTCGCCCTCTCTCAGGTCGTCTCGGTCGCGGCTCAGGGCGCGATCATGGACATGCGCCGCCGGGTGCAGGAGCAGGTCACGCGCCTGCCCGTCCGCTTCTTCGACGGTACCCAGACCGGGGTGCTGATCTCGCGCATCATGAGCGACGCCGAGGGGATACGCAACCTGGTCGGGACCGGCATCATCCAGCTCGTGGGTGGAGTGTTCACGGCCGTCCTGGCGCTGGGAGTGCTGATCTACCTGAACTGGCAGCTCACGGTCGCGATCGTGCTCTTCCTCGCGCTCTTCGGCGTCGTGATGTCGTTCGCTTTCGCCCGACTGCGCCCGGTCTTCAGGGAACGCGGCGAGATCAACGCCCAAGTCACCGGCCGTCTCGCCGAGACGCTGGGTGGAATCCGTGTGGTGAAGGCGTACCGGATGGAGGAGCGCGAACAGCGCGTCTTCGGCGAGGGGGTCGCTCGGCTGTTCGCCAACATCCGCCGCTCGATCACGGGCATCTCGGCGATCACCGCCTTCTCGACTCTGATTGTCGGGCTCGTCGGCATGGTGATGATCCTGGTGGGCGGTCGTGCGATCTTCTCCGGCACGATGAGCCTTGGGGACCTGGTGATGTACGTGTTCTTCGTGGGTCTCCTCGCTCAACCGGTGATCCAGATCGCCAACATCGGCACCCAGATCAGCGAGGCGTTCGCCGG contains these protein-coding regions:
- a CDS encoding ABC transporter ATP-binding protein — translated: MAAEAQTRKRRQFFAKVWGEARELVWAHRGKLAIGLVLMVVNRLAGFVLPGSSKFLIDNVIDKGQIDLLLPLALAVGGATVVQAGTTFALSQVVSVAAQGAIMDMRRRVQEQVTRLPVRFFDGTQTGVLISRIMSDAEGIRNLVGTGIIQLVGGVFTAVLALGVLIYLNWQLTVAIVLFLALFGVVMSFAFARLRPVFRERGEINAQVTGRLAETLGGIRVVKAYRMEEREQRVFGEGVARLFANIRRSITGISAITAFSTLIVGLVGMVMILVGGRAIFSGTMSLGDLVMYVFFVGLLAQPVIQIANIGTQISEAFAGLDRIRELLQMTTEDDEDDTKSPVGRIDGEVALTDVEFAYEAGAPVLKKVSLRAPAGSTTALVGSSGSGKSTLVSLIMAFNRPQHGLVTVDGRDLAELRLGEYRSQLGVVLQENFLFDGTIADNIRFARPNASREEVEAAATIANADGFIRSFPDGYDSVVGERGIKLSGGQRQRIAIARAILADPRILILDEATSSLDSESEALIQEGLRRLMQGRTTFVIAHRLSTIRDADQILVLEDGEIVERGEHAQLLAKGGRYRELYDKQYSWEKNLFVNPGEELQGEPGAGVAGEPRIT